Proteins from one Gimesia maris genomic window:
- a CDS encoding GTPase yields the protein MSTTLDKFSNTIHQLQNHLQALEAESSQLEIPRLSGREWFDILERKLIPQLTNQMYLVVAVVGGTNIGKSVIFNHLVDQQTSAISPLASQTRHPVCLVPQHFEQQHDLREVFQGFQLVPWSSAEDPLKQDEAHLLFWKNCDTLASNLLVLDTPDIDSDAEVNWERAERIRQCADVLVTVLTQQKYNDAAVKKFFREAAREDKVILTVFNQCQLPDDEAYWPLWLNTFCQETGAHPELVFIAPNDRRAATNLELPFYPRQFEPAATDAPSEINADTPQSDSPVNLMEVLSQMQFGEIKIQTLRGALKYLIQQDTGVPSYLREIKSRSQEFRSAAELLSEHELAEIENWPLVPNSVIVAAVRKWWQEQREGWSAHVHGFYNSLGKGVLWPVRYLHALTTEEKRPPMEVYRDQEWSVVLQTVEGIYDRLTLVSELGNALLTSRLKSLLSGTSREALLKTLHSEHSQFDFTTQFEELVDREMTSFKSESPQYYSLIKQIDRAAAVGRPVLSVGLFFVGFGAVGDVGTQIVTDTMIQSVVNVAGDVAGGAAATTVGETAVSSSAASGMGYLEAKIRRFHAVFAQKRTEWLANAVRTHLLKTLPEELKSAVALPDSKHYHAVQQTVNELEQQLNQLQITL from the coding sequence ATGTCCACCACGCTTGACAAATTTTCGAACACGATCCACCAGCTGCAAAATCATCTGCAGGCACTGGAAGCAGAGTCCAGCCAACTGGAGATCCCCAGGCTCAGTGGCCGCGAATGGTTTGATATACTGGAACGTAAGTTGATCCCCCAATTGACTAACCAGATGTATCTGGTCGTCGCAGTGGTGGGCGGAACCAATATCGGCAAAAGTGTGATCTTCAATCACCTGGTGGATCAACAGACCAGCGCCATCAGCCCGCTTGCCTCCCAGACACGCCATCCGGTTTGCCTCGTGCCCCAGCACTTTGAGCAGCAGCACGATTTACGGGAAGTCTTCCAGGGATTCCAGTTGGTGCCCTGGTCATCTGCTGAAGATCCCCTCAAACAGGATGAAGCGCATCTGCTCTTCTGGAAAAACTGTGATACCCTGGCTTCGAACCTCCTCGTACTGGATACCCCCGATATCGACAGCGATGCCGAAGTCAACTGGGAACGTGCAGAACGGATCAGGCAATGCGCAGACGTGCTGGTCACCGTGCTCACTCAGCAGAAATATAATGACGCCGCGGTGAAAAAGTTTTTCCGGGAAGCCGCCCGGGAAGACAAGGTCATCCTCACCGTCTTCAATCAATGCCAGCTACCCGACGATGAAGCATACTGGCCTTTGTGGTTAAACACATTCTGCCAGGAAACCGGAGCGCATCCGGAACTGGTTTTTATCGCTCCGAATGACCGACGTGCGGCAACCAACCTGGAACTCCCTTTTTATCCTCGTCAGTTTGAACCAGCTGCGACAGATGCCCCCTCCGAGATTAATGCCGACACTCCACAGTCAGACTCACCTGTAAACCTGATGGAAGTCCTGTCACAAATGCAATTCGGCGAGATCAAAATTCAGACACTGCGTGGTGCATTGAAGTATCTCATCCAGCAGGATACAGGGGTCCCTTCTTATCTGAGGGAAATCAAATCCCGCAGTCAGGAATTCCGTTCTGCAGCAGAGTTGCTTTCAGAGCATGAACTGGCCGAGATCGAAAACTGGCCGCTGGTTCCCAACTCCGTGATCGTTGCCGCCGTCCGTAAATGGTGGCAGGAACAGCGGGAAGGCTGGTCCGCCCACGTGCACGGTTTCTACAATTCACTGGGCAAAGGAGTCCTCTGGCCGGTTCGTTACCTGCATGCACTCACTACAGAAGAAAAACGGCCTCCGATGGAAGTTTATCGTGACCAGGAGTGGTCTGTGGTACTGCAGACAGTGGAGGGCATCTATGATCGCCTGACACTCGTCAGTGAACTGGGTAATGCCCTGCTGACCAGTCGTCTGAAATCGTTGTTAAGCGGGACCTCACGCGAAGCACTTCTGAAGACATTGCATTCAGAGCATTCACAGTTTGACTTCACGACTCAATTTGAAGAGCTGGTCGATCGAGAGATGACCAGTTTCAAATCGGAAAGCCCGCAGTATTATTCGTTGATCAAACAGATCGACCGAGCCGCTGCCGTGGGACGCCCGGTCCTCAGTGTCGGATTATTCTTTGTCGGCTTCGGCGCCGTCGGTGATGTGGGAACCCAAATCGTCACCGATACTATGATTCAGTCGGTTGTCAATGTCGCCGGTGATGTGGCCGGCGGCGCTGCAGCCACGACAGTTGGAGAAACAGCCGTCAGCAGTTCGGCTGCTTCAGGCATGGGATACCTGGAAGCAAAAATCAGACGATTTCACGCTGTCTTTGCACAGAAACGGACCGAGTGGCTGGCAAATGCCGTTCGAACCCATTTACTCAAAACCCTTCCTGAAGAACTGAAGTCTGCCGTCGCCTTGCCAGACTCCAAACATTACCATGCAGTTCAACAGACCGTCAACGAACTGGAACAACAGCTGAATCAACTGCAGATCACGCTTTAG
- a CDS encoding GTPase translates to MPTSELAQIEMLAAVDNLIHQLKQWSEQQTHWKTAQQCQAVIQQLLPRLGMLRVRLESPLVIATFGGTGTGKSSLVNALIGSYCTSSGRQRPTTTKPVLIAHPETDLDRLGLDLSQFQVEQKKLDQLQNIILIDCPDPDTSESNFEENNLTRLQHIIPLCDILLYTSTQQKYRSARVSEELIEAAIGRRLIFVQTHAGLDEDIREDWKQQLSQQFEVPEIFFVDSVKALEDQLADRTPDPDFAALQNILSSQLGKSERLQVRRANLLELMQNAIDHCAGKIKNALPAVQELESFLKQQQAVLTQQMSQELRTELLVSRNLWERRLLSCVSDSWGSSPFSLMLRLYNGLGNLVASASLFRARNSAQVALIGALQGARWLGNRQQEQAADDRLKRIGSFGLDDNKLRESQLLIDGYTQAAGLNPPEGHQIGSLESLQTEAAHVEEQFLNDAGTKIDSIITRLTHKNSGWFTRCVYETLFLALVVYALARIGKNFFYDSFLDESNILAIDFYVTAGVIFLIWTGFLVMMFTRKLKRGLEQEINQLADHLAKTRLSHGLFPHLERECRQIYSQQHSLERMQGEVHQLRSEIASSRILGSWKVNEPIKHIGSQATH, encoded by the coding sequence ATGCCTACATCAGAATTAGCACAAATTGAAATGCTGGCAGCTGTGGACAACCTGATCCATCAGCTCAAACAATGGAGTGAGCAGCAGACGCATTGGAAAACCGCACAACAATGCCAGGCAGTGATCCAGCAACTCCTGCCCCGCCTGGGAATGCTCCGCGTTCGACTGGAATCTCCCCTGGTCATCGCCACCTTTGGCGGAACGGGAACAGGAAAAAGCAGCCTGGTCAATGCACTGATCGGATCGTACTGCACGTCATCCGGACGCCAGCGACCAACAACAACAAAACCGGTCCTGATCGCGCATCCGGAAACAGACCTTGATCGTCTGGGGCTGGACCTGAGCCAGTTTCAAGTCGAACAGAAAAAACTGGATCAGTTGCAGAACATCATTCTGATCGACTGCCCGGACCCGGATACATCTGAATCTAACTTCGAAGAAAACAACCTGACCCGACTGCAACACATTATTCCGCTGTGTGACATTTTACTTTACACCTCAACACAGCAGAAATATCGCTCCGCGCGGGTCTCTGAAGAGCTGATCGAAGCAGCCATCGGTCGGCGACTGATTTTCGTGCAGACACACGCCGGACTGGATGAGGACATTCGCGAAGACTGGAAACAGCAGCTTTCACAGCAGTTTGAAGTACCGGAAATCTTCTTTGTCGATTCGGTCAAAGCACTGGAAGATCAACTGGCAGACCGAACCCCCGATCCGGATTTCGCTGCATTACAGAACATTTTAAGTTCTCAGCTCGGCAAGTCGGAACGACTTCAGGTTCGGCGCGCCAACCTGCTGGAATTAATGCAGAATGCTATCGACCACTGTGCAGGTAAAATCAAAAACGCACTGCCGGCAGTACAGGAACTCGAGTCATTCCTGAAGCAACAGCAGGCTGTTCTCACGCAACAAATGTCACAGGAACTGCGTACGGAACTACTTGTCAGCCGCAACCTCTGGGAACGTAGACTCCTTTCCTGCGTCTCGGATTCCTGGGGCTCAAGCCCTTTTTCCCTGATGCTCCGTCTATACAATGGACTAGGAAATCTGGTCGCTTCAGCCAGCCTGTTCCGTGCCAGAAATTCGGCACAGGTCGCTTTGATCGGTGCCCTGCAGGGTGCTCGTTGGCTGGGAAATCGGCAACAGGAACAAGCGGCGGATGACCGCTTGAAACGGATTGGTTCATTCGGACTGGATGATAATAAACTACGCGAATCACAGTTGCTGATCGACGGATATACCCAGGCGGCAGGCCTTAACCCTCCCGAAGGACACCAGATCGGCTCACTGGAATCCCTGCAGACCGAAGCCGCGCATGTCGAAGAACAGTTCCTGAATGACGCCGGCACCAAAATCGACAGCATTATTACCCGACTGACGCATAAAAACTCAGGCTGGTTTACCCGTTGTGTGTATGAAACCCTGTTTCTGGCACTGGTCGTCTATGCACTCGCGCGCATCGGAAAAAACTTTTTCTACGACTCGTTCCTCGACGAATCGAATATCCTGGCAATTGACTTCTACGTCACCGCGGGAGTCATTTTCCTGATCTGGACCGGGTTTCTGGTCATGATGTTTACCCGCAAACTGAAACGGGGGCTGGAACAGGAAATCAATCAACTGGCAGACCATCTAGCCAAAACCAGATTGTCACACGGCCTGTTCCCCCACCTGGAACGCGAGTGCCGTCAGATCTACTCTCAACAGCATTCACTGGAACGCATGCAGGGAGAAGTACATCAGCTTCGCTCTGAAATCGCATCTTCCAGAATCTTAGGTTCCTGGAAAGTAAACGAGCCGATTAAGCACATCGGCTCTCAAGCAACTCACTAA
- a CDS encoding thioredoxin family protein: MNTLIPATLVLSLSLAPAQSVEVPALPDNVIQLFKMEEDVSRHQLLLFTASWCPACVQMKNNEFPALRKQNWEISEAKSSHIRVIDVDQHADLTDKYNVQSLPTLILIVDGKEVSRSGSLNAYRIAEMFYNRK, from the coding sequence ATGAATACACTCATCCCAGCAACACTGGTGTTATCTCTTTCATTAGCACCAGCTCAGTCAGTGGAAGTCCCTGCGTTACCTGACAACGTCATTCAACTTTTTAAAATGGAAGAAGATGTCTCCCGCCATCAGCTGTTACTGTTTACCGCAAGCTGGTGTCCTGCCTGCGTGCAGATGAAGAACAATGAATTTCCCGCGCTCAGAAAACAGAACTGGGAAATCAGTGAAGCGAAATCAAGCCATATCCGCGTGATTGATGTCGACCAGCACGCAGATTTGACTGATAAGTATAATGTGCAGTCACTGCCGACGTTGATTCTGATTGTCGATGGGAAAGAAGTCAGTCGTTCCGGTTCATTGAATGCCTACCGCATCGCTGAGATGTTCTATAATCGCAAATAG
- a CDS encoding undecaprenyl-diphosphate phosphatase, with protein sequence MTWLKMILLSIIQGISEFLPISSSGHLVIVESLLEIQADQTDVNIVLHAGTLLSILIFYHKTIFRLVSQDLRVIPLLLVGTLPVVVIGLTAKKYAEHFLESPLLAGCMLPVTGLILLLIPRIPQNDQSYTKITYKQALLIGLAQAIAILPGISRSGSTIVAGLFTGMSRQSAATFSFLLAIPAISGATILETAEIISNQHLSTPLNLLLSGALIAAVVGVVALWLLVRWLEKGKLHYFAYWCIPLGILIVIMQLI encoded by the coding sequence ATGACCTGGTTAAAAATGATACTGCTGTCCATCATCCAGGGAATCAGCGAGTTCCTGCCCATCAGCTCTTCCGGGCACCTGGTGATCGTGGAGAGCCTGCTGGAGATCCAGGCAGATCAGACTGATGTGAATATCGTGCTTCACGCAGGAACGCTGCTCTCAATCCTGATCTTTTATCACAAAACGATCTTCCGGCTCGTAAGTCAGGACCTACGCGTCATTCCGCTGTTGCTCGTGGGCACACTGCCTGTCGTTGTCATTGGCTTGACTGCCAAAAAATATGCAGAGCATTTTCTGGAGAGCCCCCTGCTGGCTGGCTGCATGCTGCCTGTGACCGGCCTGATCCTGTTGCTGATCCCTCGCATCCCTCAGAACGATCAAAGTTACACAAAAATCACCTACAAGCAGGCGCTGCTGATAGGACTGGCGCAGGCGATCGCCATTCTGCCGGGAATCTCACGCAGCGGGAGCACCATCGTTGCTGGACTGTTCACAGGGATGTCGAGGCAGTCCGCTGCCACCTTCTCTTTTCTACTTGCGATCCCGGCGATTTCCGGTGCCACTATTCTGGAGACGGCGGAAATCATTTCGAACCAGCACCTCAGCACACCACTGAACCTCTTACTCTCCGGCGCACTGATCGCAGCAGTGGTGGGAGTCGTGGCCCTCTGGTTGCTGGTGCGCTGGCTGGAAAAAGGCAAGCTGCACTACTTCGCGTACTGGTGCATTCCCCTGGGAATCCTCATCGTAATCATGCAGTTGATCTGA
- the glgX gene encoding glycogen debranching protein GlgX — MGRELVHSLSSPIHSMHTFSYGAVPQDNGVLFSVYSRSATSMWLLLYNHVDDTEPSEVIRFNQEYGRLGDIWTAFISGIGPGQLYHFQADGPFQPEIGQRFDKRARLIDPYAKALAGNFQPSLDGIVRPPKCVVVDDQFDWQGDRHVRHHLADTVIYEMHVRGFTNSPSSGVEHPGTYLGVIEKIPYLIDLGVTAVELMPIHEFPMNEADGTFTDHQNYWGYETLAFFAPHRGFATNSEPGGQVREFKEMVRALHKAGIEVILDVVFNHTAEGNENGPTLSFRGLENQVYYHLDQGGKYYKNYSGCGNAINGNHPVVREMIFHCLRHWTCNYHIDGFRFDLASILSRDRSGHLVPSPPLVEAIAEDPLLADTKLIAEAWDAAGAYQVGSFSHIRWAEWNGRYRDDIRRFWRGDVPTLGDYATRISGSSDLYQETGREPFHGVNFITAHDGFTLNDLVSYEHKHNYANREDNQDGENNNISMNFGVEGPTDDPAIIGMRERQIKNMLATLFLSQGVPMLLSGDECRRTQRGNNNTYCQDNAISWFDWSLVNKYKGLYRFCKELIHFRLCEPTLRQKNFLTGQSDGVEKLPDISWYNVMGQSVDWSHDKHCLLCILGARHSSRRVRDGSDLMILVNSSPDPQAFELPVGIKPKEWNLTIDTSARSPLDIYPKRDGATLYPRVAVLPPRSLRCYVRRGGRK, encoded by the coding sequence ATGGGTCGCGAATTGGTACACTCTCTCAGCTCCCCGATTCATTCCATGCATACATTTTCCTACGGCGCGGTGCCGCAGGACAACGGGGTGCTTTTTTCTGTTTACAGTCGATCAGCTACATCCATGTGGCTTCTGCTGTACAATCATGTTGATGATACAGAGCCTTCGGAAGTCATCCGTTTCAATCAGGAATATGGGCGTCTCGGAGATATCTGGACTGCATTCATATCCGGCATTGGTCCAGGTCAACTTTATCACTTCCAGGCGGATGGTCCCTTTCAACCGGAAATCGGTCAGCGGTTTGATAAACGGGCACGACTGATTGACCCCTATGCAAAAGCGCTTGCGGGTAATTTTCAACCCTCATTAGATGGTATCGTAAGGCCTCCCAAATGTGTGGTCGTCGATGATCAGTTTGACTGGCAGGGAGACCGGCATGTCCGTCACCACCTGGCAGACACGGTGATTTATGAAATGCATGTTCGTGGTTTTACCAATTCGCCTTCGAGCGGAGTAGAGCATCCCGGCACTTACCTGGGTGTTATCGAGAAGATCCCGTATCTGATTGATCTGGGGGTCACCGCGGTCGAGTTAATGCCGATTCACGAATTCCCGATGAATGAGGCTGATGGTACATTCACAGACCATCAGAACTATTGGGGCTATGAAACTCTGGCGTTCTTTGCGCCACACCGTGGTTTTGCGACGAATTCAGAACCGGGGGGGCAGGTACGAGAATTCAAAGAGATGGTGCGGGCGCTGCATAAAGCCGGCATCGAAGTCATTCTGGATGTGGTATTCAATCATACTGCAGAAGGCAATGAAAACGGCCCGACTCTCTCATTCCGTGGATTGGAGAACCAGGTTTATTACCACCTGGATCAGGGTGGGAAGTACTATAAAAACTATTCCGGTTGTGGAAACGCAATCAACGGAAACCATCCGGTAGTGCGGGAAATGATCTTCCATTGTCTGCGGCACTGGACGTGTAACTATCATATTGACGGATTCCGTTTTGACCTGGCATCGATTTTGAGCCGAGACCGTAGCGGTCATCTCGTTCCCAGTCCTCCGCTGGTGGAAGCGATTGCAGAAGATCCATTGCTTGCCGATACCAAGCTGATTGCCGAAGCCTGGGATGCTGCCGGTGCTTATCAGGTCGGATCATTTTCCCACATCCGCTGGGCGGAGTGGAACGGTCGTTACCGGGATGATATCCGTCGATTCTGGAGAGGTGATGTTCCCACGCTGGGAGATTATGCCACGCGTATTTCGGGATCGAGCGATCTCTATCAGGAGACGGGGCGCGAACCCTTTCATGGCGTCAACTTTATTACCGCACACGATGGCTTCACGCTGAATGACCTGGTGAGCTACGAACACAAGCACAATTATGCCAACCGCGAAGATAATCAGGATGGCGAAAACAATAACATCAGCATGAATTTCGGCGTCGAAGGGCCGACTGATGATCCTGCGATTATCGGAATGCGTGAGCGTCAGATAAAGAACATGCTGGCGACGCTCTTTCTGAGCCAGGGAGTCCCGATGCTGCTCTCCGGTGATGAATGCCGCCGAACTCAGCGTGGGAATAACAATACCTACTGTCAGGACAACGCCATCTCATGGTTTGACTGGTCACTGGTCAACAAGTACAAAGGCCTGTATCGGTTCTGTAAGGAACTGATTCATTTCCGGCTGTGTGAGCCGACTCTGAGGCAGAAAAACTTCCTTACCGGTCAATCAGATGGTGTTGAAAAACTGCCTGATATCAGCTGGTATAATGTCATGGGCCAGTCTGTCGACTGGAGTCATGATAAGCACTGCCTGTTATGTATTCTGGGGGCAAGGCATTCCTCAAGACGGGTACGCGATGGTTCTGACTTGATGATTCTGGTGAATTCCTCACCCGATCCACAGGCATTTGAATTGCCTGTGGGGATCAAGCCTAAGGAGTGGAACCTGACGATTGATACGTCGGCCCGTTCTCCGCTGGATATTTACCCCAAGCGGGATGGAGCGACGCTGTATCCCCGTGTTGCCGTACTGCCGCCACGCTCACTGCGTTGCTATGTACGTCGGGGTGGTCGTAAATAA